DNA from Catenulispora sp. EB89:
CGGCATCAGGACCCTGACCGGCCAGCATCAGCAGCAGCTTGGCCAGGATCGCGGCCTCCGAGCGCTGGTCCTCGCGCAGCGGCAGCGCCGGCGGTGAGAAGCGCGCGTAGTTGCGGACCATGATGATCTGCACCAGGAAATCGAAGTGCGGACTTTGCAACATCCGCGGCGGCGGCAGGATCACGTTCGCGTGCCGCGTGGTCTCGTTCAGGTAGGGATCGACGCAGACCATGAAGTCCAGGTCCGACAGCGCCCGGGCCAGACGCGGCGCGCCCGGTGCGGACAGCGCCGGGTTGCCCCCGATCGTGATCAGAGCCCTGATCTGCCCCTCGCCCGGCGTCTCGATCTCGTCCGCCATCGTGGCGACCGGGAACTCCCCGAGCACTTCCGGCAGGCCGCGCACCCGGCTGTGCCAGGCGCCGGTGGTGAACGGCTGTCCGTTGCGGAAGATCTCCAGGGCCGCGGTCTTGGCGAACATGACGCCGCCGGGCCGGTCCAGGTTCCCCGTCAGGGCATTGATGACGTCGACCAGCCACTGCGCCGTCGAGCCGAACTCGGCGGTGCAGGTCCCGATCCGGGCGTACACCGACGCCGACGGCGCCGCCGCGAGCTCGCGCGCCAGCCGCACCGTCGTCGCGGCCGGCACGCCGCAGGCCGCCTCCACCGCCTCCGGCGTGAAGTCACGAGCCAGGGCCCTGAGTTCATCCAGTCCGGTGACCTCCACGTCCAGCGCGGTCAGGCCCTCGGCCAGCAGCGTGTGCACGATGCCGAACAGCAGGTACGGATCCGTCCCGGGACGGATGAACAGGTGCTCGTCGGCGAGCTCGGCGGTCCGCGTACGCCGCGGGTCCACGACTACGACCTTGCCGCCGCGCTCCTGCAACGCCCGCAGCCGGCCCTTGAAGTTCGGCGCCACGCACAGCGAGCCGTTGGACTCCACCGGATTGGCCCCGAGGATCAGCATGTAGTCGGTGCGGTCCAGGTCCGGGACGGCTACCGCGAACGCGTCCCCGAACATCAGGCCGCTGGCGACGTGCTTGGGCATCTGGTCGATGGTGCTCGCCGAATAGACGTTGCGGCTGCCCAGAACCTGCGTCAGCGGCTGCCGGTAGAGAAACCCGGCCATGGTGTGGAACGTCGGGTTGCCGAAGTACAGCGCCACGGCGTCACGGCCGTGCGCCGCCATCGTCTCGGTGAGCCCGCGGTGCACCTCGGCGAACGCCTCGTCCCAACTGGCCGGCCGCAGCTTCCCGTCGACCCGGTCCCGGACCAGCGGCTGCGCCAGCCGGTCCGGATCCTCGTCCAGCTTGCCCAGCGCCGCGCCCTTCGGGCACAGGAAACCCTTGCTGAACGGGTCGTCCTGGTCGCCCTCCACGCGCAGCACGGAACCGGCGTCGTCCAGGGTCAGCCGCAGCCCGCAGGCCGTCTCGCACAGGGGACACGTCCGCAGCGCAGTCTTCATGGTGAAGGACGCTAGCAACGGCGCGGCGCGGGCCCTTCTTGCTGCGTGCGAAGCGGCGCGTACCGGTTCGGCACCCCCGAAGATGTCCCGCCGCGCCGAGCGCGTGATCGTGGTGGCAGACCTGTCGAAGAAAGGATTCGCCATGGCTCCGCATGCCGAGCCGGCCACTGTCGCCGGACCGCTGACCGCCTTCCGGAAAGCCGACTCCGAAGCGCTGGCCGGGGCGTTCAGCCGCCTGGTCGGCACGTTCTGGACCGGCGGAGTGCTGACCGATCCCGCCTCGGCGCGGGACGCCGTCCCCGACCTGCTGGCCGCCTGGGACGGCGCCGACGCCGCGCACCGCGGCCACCTGGCGATCGCCCTCGGGCTGTTCGCCGAGGCCGAGTACCCGGCGCTCGACGGCCCGGTCGCCACCGCCGTGCGCGCGGGCCTGGACGCCGTCCTCGACGAGGTCCGCGGCACCACCGCCGTCACCCCGCTCACGCTGGCGTCGCTGTACCTGCTCTCGCACTTCCCGCACGAGCGGGCCCGCATCTGGCCCGCCTTCGACGGCGTCCCGCTGGACCCCGACGACCGGACCCGGCTGGACCGCGGGCTGACGCTGCTCGACCCCGACGACCCGGACCTGGGCCGGGCCTGGCCCTCGCCGTTCGACTGGGCCATCGACGAGCAGGAGCGGGAGTTCGACCGGGCCTGGATCAGGACCCTGACGCCGGAGCAGGTCGTCACGACCTGGAACGACGACACCCGCACGATGTGGGCCACCGCCGGCGCCAAGGCCCTGTGGTCGGTGACCAACGGCGTGGTGCCCACGCCGGTCGCCGATCAGAGTCCTTACTGGGCTGCCCTGCACGAGGCGCCGGGAGCCGTCGACGCGACGTCGTTCGGCCGGCACGAAGCGGCGCTGCGCTGCACCTCCTGCGGGAGCGCGCTCACCTTCCAGACCAAGGGCGCGCGCTGCCAGAGCTGTTCGACGTTCTACCCGGTCACCGTCGGCGGGATCCTCGACCTGTCCCGCCGCGAGCGCTCCGGCGCCGGGGTCAGCGACGACGCCGAGGACGTCGAGGCCGACGTGCTCCAGAACGCCGCCGTGATGAGTACCGTTGGACAGCACTACGAGTCCGGGCTGCGTCCGGCCTTCCTGCGCATCATGGGCCAGAACTGGGACGGCGGCGTCACGCCGGCGATCGAGGACGCCTACATCGCCGACCGGCTGCGCGCGGCGGCCGAGGCGCGCGCCGACGGCCCGGTCCTGGACCTCGCGGCCGGTGCCGGGCGCTGGACCTGGGTGGTCACCGACGCCGTCGGCGCCGACCGGGTCATCGCGCTGGACCTCAACGACGCCATGCTCTACTGGCTGCGCGGCCGGTTGCCGCAGGTGGCCGCCGTGCGGGCCAGCGCACTGGAGCTGCCGCTGGCCGACGGCAGCCTGACCGCCGCCAACTTCTGGAACGCCTTGCAGGCGGTGCCGGACGCGGCGCAGGCGCTCGCCGAGGTCGGCCGCTGCCTGCGGCCCGGCGGCGTGCTGACGCTGATGACGTTCCGGTGGGCCGACGACGCGGTGTACCGGTACTTCCAGCACTCGCACATCTTCCCGGGCGCGCCCGACGGCTATCTGCTGTTCGAGCGCGAGGAGATCCGGTCGTGGCTGGCCGCCGCCGGGCTGAGTGTTGTCGAGGAGTCGGGGCCGGGGACGTTCGTGTTCATCACCGCGAAGCGGGAGGGCTGAGGCGTGGGCGGCGAAAACCCGACCGTCGTCGAGATACTGCTCGCCGATCATCCGGTTCGCGGCGGGTTCCTGGACCCGGTACGGCAGCGGGCCGCGGAGTTCGAGGCGGCGCATCCCGGCTACGAGGTGCGCGTTTCGGCGTACCGGACGTTCACCGGGGGCGACGAGTTCGTCCGGATCCTGGATTCCGGCCGGGTCCCGGCCATCGTCGACGTCTACTTCACCGAGACCCAGCTGGCCCGCGACGCGGTCTCCGCGACCGGCGGACCGCTGTTCACCCCGGTGCAGCGCGCGGTCGCCGGGCGTCGGGAGATCCTGGGCGAGCCGGTGGTCCTCGACGACTTCGTCGAGGCCGCGCACCGGTACTACAGCTACGACGGCGAACTGGTGTCGATGCCGTTCAGCGTCTCCACCGGCCTGATGTACGCGAACACCGGGATGATGCGCGCGGCCGGGATCTCGGAGGTGCCGCAGGACTGGGAGGCGTTGGAGGAGGCGTGCCGGGCCGTCACGCGGCTGGACGGCGGCCCTTCGCACGGCGTCGCGTGGGCCGTCGACGGCTGGTTCTTCCAGCACTTCGTGGGCCAGCAGGGCGGCCTGCTGGCGGACCGGGACAACGGCCGGTCGGGGCGGGCCCGGAAGGTGGACCTGGCCTCGGAGGAACTGCTGACGTGGGCCACGTGGTGGCAGCGGCTGAACAAGGACGGCCTGTACCTGCACACCGGTGTGGCACAGGACTGGGCGGGGACGTTCGAGGCCTTCATCGGGGGCCGCATCGCGTTCCTCTACAACTCCTCGGTGATGGCCGAACCGCTGATGTCGGCCGCGGCCCAGGCCGGGATCGACGCCGTCGCGGCGCACCTGCCGCGCAACGGCGCCGTGCCGTACGCCGGCGACGTCCTCGGCGGCGACTCCCTGTGGCTGGCCGCCGGCCTGCCCCCGGAGGTGGAGGACGGCGCGCTGGCGTTCCTGCAGTACCTGCTGAACCCGGCAGCCGCCGCCGCGTGGCACAAGTCGAGCGGCTTCATCCCCGCGACCCACGGCGCGCACCGCCTGCTCGAAGCAGAGGGCTGGTTCGCCCAGAAACCGCACCACCTGACGGCCCCAGCCCAACTCGCCGCCTCCGACGGCTCCCCGGCCGCCACCGGCGCCCTGCTCGGCGACCTCGCGAGCACCCACGCCGACCTGGTCCAGGCCATGACGGACGTGCTGGAGCAAGGCGCCGACCCGGCACGCCGCTTCGCACAGGCCACAGCCACGGCGCAGCAGCGCCTGGACGCGTACAACGCGCGGACCGCCGCACGATAGGCCATCCCGAGAACCGGCGGCACCGCGATGGAAGCCGGTGCCGCCGCCGCGCGTCCAGGTCGGGACGCGCTGGGGCGCGGTAGTGAGGGCTGCCGCGCCCCTTTGGCATGCGCCTTTCACCAGTGCGCGGCCGGCACCAGATCGGTGCCGGCCGCCAGGTTCCTGCGCTGGTCTTGGCGGATCCGGCAACCGGAAGACTCAACGCGACCAGCCACCCGCATCGCCTACCGCAGCGAGGCGTTCGCCGCCTCGGCAGCGCCAGCAGCCGGCACCGTCTACCGGTACCGGCTGCCAGCATCCCCCACCGCGACCGCGTCACCGAAGTCTTCGTCGCCTCCGCAGGGCGGTCAGCCCCCGCAGTCAACCCGGCGGCCGGCGCCACCCACCGGCACCGGCCGCCAGCTCTCAGGCCTCAGGACTCAGCCCACCGGAGCCTTCGCCGCCCCGGCCCCCGCTTCCGCACCCTCCGCGACCGCCGGCGGCACCGCCGCCGGACCCGCCGGCCCGCGCAGCGCGTTCAGCAGCACCCGCGCCACCATCGCGGGGCGCATCAGCTGCTCCGGACGGTCGAGCATCCCGGCGGCGCGCATGTAGCCGCGGGTCACCGAGCTGTCGCGGGTGGCCGCGACCTGGACCATCGCCAGGTAGCGCTGGCCCATGCGGACCTTGAGGTCGCGCTTGCCCTCGACGCCTTCGAAGCCCAGGTCGACGGTGCGCGTCATCTCCCACGGCGGGTCGATGACGTCGTGCGCCAGGTCGCGGAAGTACTGTGCGGCGTCCGGTGTGGCGCCGGAGTGCAGGTGACGGCGCAGTGTCAGGGCGGACAGCGCCGCGACCGTCATGCCCTGCGCGTACACCGGGTTGAAGCACGACACCGCGTCGCCGATCACCAGCAGGCCGGCCGGGAAGCGGGTCATCTGCTCGTAGTGGCGGCGCTGCGTGGTCGGGAAGCGGAAGGCGACCGGCTCGTCCAGCGGTTCGGCGTGCTTCAGCGCCTCGTGGATGTCCGGGACCGGCAGGCCCTTGACGAACTCGTACAGCCCCTGCTGGTCCGTCGGCGGGTGGTCGCCGAGGATGCCGTAGACGGTCAGCAGGGTCTTGTCGCCCTCGGTCTTGGTGAAGATGCAGCCGCGCGGGACGTCGGGGGACGCGACCGCGATGATGGCGAGGTCGCCGTTGTAGGGGTCGGCCTTCATCTTGTAGTTCTGGGTGACGTAGCCCAGCCCGATGTTGGTCCGCTCCTCCTCGACCCGCGGGTAGCCCATCTCCTCCAGCCACACCGGGGTGCGCGAGCCGCGCCCGGTGGCGTCGACCACCAGGTCGGCCGCGATCGTCTCGCCGGGCTCGCCGCTCTTCTGGACCTTGACGCCGGTCACCTGCGCGTGGTCGGCGGTCGCGGTCAGGCCCAGGATGTCGCAGCGTTCGACGAAGCGGATGTTCGCCAGCTCCGCAGTGCGCTCCCGGATCCGGCGCTCCATCAGCGGCGCCGAGGCCGGGACCGCGATGTAGCCGATGTCGGCGCGCTTGACCGGGCGCCCGCGGAAGTACCAGCGGACCGAGCCGGAGAAGTCGCCGAACGGGGTGCCGTCGGCGATGAGCTGGTCGGTGATGCCGGGATAGAGCTCCTCCATCACCACCCGGCCGCGCACGTGCATGGCGTTGATGTGCTTGCCCTGGGGGCGTCCGCGGCGCGGGCCGTCGACGCCGGTGACCGCGTCCCGGTCGACGACCAGGACCTCGTCGTAGGCCTCGGCGAGCACGCGGGCCGCGAACAGCCCCGCGATGCTGCCGCCCAGTACGACGGCGCGGGTCGGGGCGCCGTCGGCCGCCGGCGGGGTTGCTTCCTGGGGCATCTCGCCCACCTCCTGGGGATCGGGTGCCGGATGGCGTGTCAGCTTCACGATGTGGTCCCGGCCCCCCGCCGGGCATCTCCTGGATTGCGAGCCGACAGGCGCCGCGACCTGCGCAAGTACGGAGATGAGGGCCCTGATCGCCGCCGCGACCATGGACCGAGGACCCGACCAAGACCCGACCAAGACCCGACCGAGGACCCGGTGTATCCGGTCCATCCCGAGAGGAGAAGCCATGGAGAGCGCGGCAACCACTGGCGACCGGCCCGAGGCCGACGGGATCGCCGAGATGTTCGACGAGTCGTCCGACATGTCGAACGCCTTCAACGACGGCCAGGTGCACCTGGCCTACTGGTACGACGACGAGGACCAGGCCCCGCTCGTCGAGGCCACGCAGCGCCTGACCCGCAAAGTGGCCGACTCGCTGCACCTGCGCAAGGGCGAGCGCGTCCTCGACGTCGGCTGCGGCCTCGGCGCCCCGGCGATCCAGCTCGCCACCGAGTACGACGTCGAGGTCACCGGCGTCAACATCAGCACCCGCCAGGTCGCCGAGGCGCACGCCCGGGCCCGCGCGGCCGGACTCGGCGACCAGGTGACCTTCCAGGCCGGCGACTACCGCTCGCTGGACTTCCCGGACGGCAGCTTCGACGCGGTCGTCGCGATGGAGGCCCTGGTCTACGTCAGCGACCTCGTCCCCACGCTCCGCGGCCTGCTCCGGGTGCTGCGCCCCGGCGGCCGGCTGTCGCTGACCGAGCCGACCCGCGCGGGGCTCGGCGTCGTGGCCGCCAGCCAGTTCGCCGCGAACTTCGGCTCGAAGTGGCTGCTGTCGGTGGCCGAGTGGCTGGATCCGTTGCGGGAGGCCGGATTCGAGCTCCTGGAGTACCTGCAGTGCGGGCCGCGGGTGTTCGGTATGGGCCCCAAGTACGTGCACGCCGTCGAGACGCGGCGCGCCGAGCTGGCCGCCCAGTTCGGCGACGGCGCCGTCGACCAACTCCGCCAGACGCTGGAGGCCTTCTTCGCGCCGGGGGACACCGGCGAGATCGGCTACGCGGTCATCACCGTGCAGAAGCCCTGGAACTGATCCGCCTCGCCGCGGGTATCCGAAGTCGGCCCCGGAATCCGCCCCGATGTCCGCCCCGATGTCCGATGCCGCGAGTCTGCTCCGACTACCTCCAGAGCCGCGCCCGACCGGGCGCCCGCAGGCGAGGGAAAAAGCACCGTGAAGTACATGCTGCTGATCTACAACAACCCGGACAACATCGAGGCCATGCCCGAGGAGGAGCGCGAGGCCGTCATGAGCAGCGTCGACAGCATCCTGGCGGAGCTCGCGGCGTCCGGCGAGATGGTCGGCGCCGAGGCGCTGGCGCACCCGTCGACCACCAAGACCGTGCGGGTGGTCGACGGCGTGCCGGAGACCACCGACGGGCCCTACGTCGGAGCCAAGGAGATGCTGGCCGGCTACCTGACGATCGAGTCCGACAGCCTCGAGCGCGCGGTCGAGATCGCCTCGCGCTGGCCGGACGCCCGGCACGGGGCCATGGAAGTCCGCGCGGTGATGCATCCCGGCGGCATGGAGATGTGACCATCCGCACCGACGTCGAGGACCTGCTGCGCAGCCTGGCGCCGCAGGTGCTCGGTGCTCTCGTGCGCCGCTACGGGCAGTTCGAGGCCTGCGAGGACGCGGTCCAGGAGGCCCTGCTCGACGCGGCCGTGCAGTGGCCGGCCGACGGCGTCCCGGAGCGCCCGGCCGGCTGGCTGACGACCGTCGCCTCCCGCCGGCTGGCCGACCAGGTCCGCAGCGAGAGCGCCCGACGGCGCCGCGAGGCCGCGGTGGCGGCGCTGGAGACCCCGCTGGAGCCGGTGGTGTCGGGCCCGGACGACCTCGACCACGCCCCCGACCGCGACGACACCCTCCTGCTGCTGTTCCTGTGCTGCCACCCGGCGCTGTCGCCGTCCTCGCAGATCGCGCTGACCCTGCGGGCCGTCGGCGGACTGAGCACCGCCCAGATCGCGGCGGCGTTCCTGGTCCCCGAGGCCACCATGTCGCGGCGGATCCTGCGCGCCAAGCAGCGCATCAAGGCCACGGACATCCCCTTCCGGATGCCGCCGCCGGACAAACGCGACGACCGCCTGCGGGTCGTCCTCCAGGTCCTCTACCTGATCTTCAACGAGGGCTACACGGCCAGCTCCGGACCCGACCTCCAGCGCGCCGAACTCGCGCACGAGGCGATCCGGCTGACCCGCGCCGTCCACCGCCTGCTGCCCGACGACAACGAGGTGGCCGGGCTGCTCGCCCTCATGCTCCTGACCGACGCGCGCCGCCCGGCCCGCACCGCGCCCGACGGCGCCCTGATCCCGTTCGCCGAACAGGACCGCGGCCTGTGGGACCCGGTGTCGCTGAAGGAAGGGGTCGAACTCATCACCAGCACGCTGGCCCGCGGCCCCCTCGGGCCGTACCAGCTCCAGGCCGCGATCGCCGCCGTGCACACCGAGGCGCCGCGCATGGAGGAGACGGACTGGCCCCAGATCCTCGCGCTCTACGAGCTGCTGTCACGGGTGTCGGACAACCCGATCGTGGCCCTCAACCACGCGGTCGCCATCGCGATGGCGCACGGCCCGCAGGCCGGCCTGGCGCAGCTGCGCACCCTGGACTCCGACGGACGGCTGGCCGACCACCACCGCCTCGAAGCGGTCCGCGCACACCTGCTGGAGATGGCCGGCGAACCGGGCCCGGCGCGCGAGAGCTACCTGCTCGCCGCCCACCGCACCACCAGCCTGCCCGAACGCCGCTACCTCGAAGGACGCGCGGCGGCAATCACGAAGATGCGCGACCCGGCCGGCGCTGATGAGAATCGAGACGCGGCCACATAACAGTGCACTGATCATCCGTTCACACCTTGCCCCGGGATCTTCCACGTCTGGCCGATCGCATCCGTGACGGACTCGAGCCGCATCACTCTGATCGATTTCCTCCACAACGCCAGCGTCAGCCTTCACCGAGGAGAGATCTCACATGACGACGACGTCGGACACCCAGCCGACAACCGCGGCGCTCTCACTGCAACAGCAGTTCCTGTGCATCTTCGCCCAGGGCTTCGAATCCGGGCCGTTCGGGCCGCACTACACGGAGGTCTTCGCCTGGCGGGTCCGCGGCGACGTCGACGAGCGCGCCATGCGCCAGGCGCTGGCCGACGTGGTCGAGCGGCACGAGGCGCTGCGCACCCTGATCGACCTGGAGAACGGCGGGCAGCACGTGCTGCCCGCCGTCCAGCCCGAACTGCTGGTGGTCGACCTGGACGGCACGCCAGGCGCCGACCGGGACCGGCTCTCCGAGGAACTGATGATCGAGGCCGAGACCCGGCTGTTCCCGGCCGACCGGATCCCGTTGATCCGCGCCGTTCTCGGCCGCTTCGACGACCAGGACTCCGTCCTGGTCCTGTGCGCGCACCACAGCGCCGCCGACGTCTGGTCGATCCAGGTGATCCTCCAGGACCTGGCGGAGAGCTACACGGCGCGCGCCGCCGGGAAGGAACCGCAGCTGCCCGAAGCGACTCAGTACCGCGATTACGTCGCCGCGCAGCAGCAGGACGCGGCCGGGGCGAAGGTCGCCGCCTCGCGCGCCTACTGGCGGGAAGCACTGAGCGGCGCCAAGATCATGGTCGCACCGGTGCACCCCACGGGTCAGACCCCTGCGACGAGCTACCACCGCTTCACCACCGAAGCGCAGCTGAGCACCGAGGTGTCCAAGCTCGCCAAGGCGACGCGCAGCTCGACGTTCATGGTGCTGCTGGCCGCGTTCACCGTCTTCGTCAACCGCCGCACCGACGCGACTGACATCGTGGTGCCCACGTTCGGGCCGGGCCGCGAGCCCCGCTTCCAGTCCACGGTCGGGTCGTTCTTCAACTTCGTCCCGCTGCGCGTGGACCTGGCCGGCTGCCGCACCTTCCGCGACGTCATCGCCCGCACCAGGACCGCCTGCGTCGGCGCGTTCTCGCACGAGCTGCCGCTGCTGCACGTGCTCGCCGAGGCGCCCGAGCTGATGTCCTCGGCCGGCCCCGACGCGGTGCCGACCCTGTTCCAGGCCGTCCAGCCGCCGTATCTGATGCAGGGCAACCAGATCGGCGACCTGGAGTACACCGCGATCTGGCGGCGCGTCATCCCGCAGCCGCTCGGCTCCGACACCCCCGACGGCATGATCTGGTCGATGCACCTCAGCGAGACCGAAGTGGTCGGCGGCCTCAGCTTCAGCCGCCACCTGTTCGAGCGGGCCGAGGTCGAGGAGCAGGTGGCCGGGTTCCTTGGGGTGATCGGCGAGATGGTGGCCGACCCGGACTCGGAGATCCGGGGGACGGCGCGATGACGACCACTGAGAACACAGTGAACGCCGTGCGCGGCACGGCCGCGCCGGCCGAGCCGGACGTCACCCCGGCCATGCTGATCGAGCGGGCCAAGGCGATGGTGCCCGCGCTGGTCGCGCGCCAGGCCGAGACCGAACAGCGGACCTACTACGCCGAGGACACCCACCAGGCGTTCCGCGACGCGGGCTTCTACCGCGTCACGGTGCCCAAGCGGTACGGCGGCTACGAGTTCAGCTTCGACACCTTCCTGCAGATCGCCATGACCCTGACCCGCGCCTGCGCCTCCACCGGCTGGATGTACTGCCTCGGAGCGGCGCACTCGCTGTTCGCCGGCAGCATGTTCGGCGAGAAGGCACAGGCCGAGATCTTCAGCGGCGGGGACTTCATCGCGCCGCTCGTCAACGCGCCCTACGGCACCGCCCGGCGCGCCGAGGACGGCGGCTGGATCCTGGACGGCGTCTGGCGGTACTGCTCAGGTGCGCCGTACGCGACGCACCTGATCGGCAACACGATGATCGTCGGGGACGACGCCGACGGTGCCGACCCCACGGCCCCGCCGCGCCGACTGCTGTTCATCGCCCCCCGCGACCAGTGGGAAATGCTCGACGACTGGGGCGGGCAGCTCGGCCTCAAGGGCAGCGGATCGCACAGCATCCGGATCGCCGGCGGACACATCCCCGAGCACTTCGGCATCGAGGTCAACTTCGAGGAGATCTCGGTCACCGAGGGCACCCCGGGCCGCGACCTGCACGAGCACCCGCAGTACGGCGGCGCGCCGGCGAGCTCGATGGCCCTGGAAGGCGCACACATCGCGGTCGGCATGTGCCAGGGCGCGCTGGAGGCGTACACGGAGCTGATGTTCTCCCGCACCACGATCCTGCCGCCGTTCGGACCCAGAGCGGAGGACCCCGACTTCCAACTCTGGTACGGCAAGGCCGCCGGCATGATCGACGCCGCCGAGACCCTGGTGCTCGCGGCCTCGCGGCGCTGGCACGAACTGGCCGGGGAACCGGTCGGGGCGTTCACCGCCGAGGAGGACCTGCGGATCGCGATCACCTGCCGGGAGGGCACCGAACTGGCCTGGCGGGC
Protein-coding regions in this window:
- a CDS encoding acyl-CoA dehydrogenase family protein produces the protein MTTTENTVNAVRGTAAPAEPDVTPAMLIERAKAMVPALVARQAETEQRTYYAEDTHQAFRDAGFYRVTVPKRYGGYEFSFDTFLQIAMTLTRACASTGWMYCLGAAHSLFAGSMFGEKAQAEIFSGGDFIAPLVNAPYGTARRAEDGGWILDGVWRYCSGAPYATHLIGNTMIVGDDADGADPTAPPRRLLFIAPRDQWEMLDDWGGQLGLKGSGSHSIRIAGGHIPEHFGIEVNFEEISVTEGTPGRDLHEHPQYGGAPASSMALEGAHIAVGMCQGALEAYTELMFSRTTILPPFGPRAEDPDFQLWYGKAAGMIDAAETLVLAASRRWHELAGEPVGAFTAEEDLRIAITCREGTELAWRAVDEILQPTAGSPAVREGTRLERVWRDLSTGRTHASSAVLLTTVANRGYAQLKLAGARP